From the Drosophila gunungcola strain Sukarami unplaced genomic scaffold, Dgunungcola_SK_2 000018F, whole genome shotgun sequence genome, the window GTTACCTAAAAGAACCCTTGTAGCCCAAGTACTTGGCCTTACCtgtttttttgcttgtttttactttaaggaagtataattatttaagtattCCCTAAACTACAAAATCACTTAATTTCTGAGAATTCGACAGCAATTGAGGGAACGACCCAATTTTCAAAGCGGTGTTTATTCAACAGCCGTTACAGCTATTGGGTGTCAGTTGACCTAGCTTTGTGTTTCTTAGCTCTTGTTTGAATTTAAGTAAATCCTAAGAAAAGCTACCATACGAACTCTTCGGtttattatcaaaaaataaattcatttatttgcataaatttttgGTGGTTACTTTCACGTTGGAACCATTGCTGCCTTCTTGATTTGAGTAAAAAAGGAGCGACTACCCAACAAAAATTTGCACAGCCTCTGGGTTGCTAAACAAGCAAGTTGAATTTTAGAGATTCAGTCGTTTAGGGAAATCCCAAAATATAATAACctttggcaaataaaaataaaatgaaatgaaatgaaaattcttaaatgattatttaaaGAAGTAGAGGTAGAAAAAGAGAGAACGAGATTCGAGTTTCCCGACATTTAGATtcccgttactcagccaacaaacttcTGTCGAACTAACCAACACTAGaaactaactaaaaaaaacaaatctctagctttaaTAGTTTTCGAGATCTCTTTTTTCATACAGTCGGATATGGCTAGAtggactcggctattgatcctgaccAATAAATCGTACATTCTTGAAAGGGTCGTAAACACatccttctacctgttacatactatTCAACGATTACAATATATCCTTTTTTCtatacgagtaacgggtatttaaattatttttcagctGATAATGACCTTCGGGACGTAAAAACGGAAAAGCGGTTTTACGATTCAAAAGGTAAAGCTTCTCTaagatttaaaagttttcaacaaataattaataatgacCTTTAAAAGCGGCTCGAGCCAAAATACTTGGATCCACGGAAATCCACGTAAAGCGTGATAGCACCATTGCTTTGGCTTGCTCAGTGAACATACATGCCTCTTCTGTCATTTGgtaataaattaagttattgAAAGAAAGTTTTTAACGAACACCTTATAATCCGTTGAAAGGTATCATGGCTCGTCAATTGTCGATTTTGATTCACTCCGCGGCGGAATAAGTTTGGAAACGGAAAAAACTGACGTAGGAACGACCAGTCGATTGATGCTAACGCGAGCCTCATTACGAGATTCTGGAAACTATACTTGCGTTCCAAATGGAGCTATTCCAGCCTCCGTAAGGGTTCATGTATTAACCGGTATGCAATCAAAATACAAGTAGTTTGATTTCGATATTATACTAAATATTTCGAATTTTTACAGGTGAGCAGCCTGCAGCAATGCAAACTAGTGCTGCCATTGGGATTAGGGCTTACACTGCAATGATAACTATCATATCAGTTAAAATGTTGTTATATATTTCAAGTCTTAAAGAGCAAATGTATCGAAGAGAGAGATGACTAACTAATAATATTTCCGTAAAATTACATGACTAACTTAAGGTAAGTTTTCAAAGtctcattaaattaatttggtcCAAAACAAGGTTCCGCTCTTAAGCTAGTTTTTTACAGATTAATTTGGTGTTACTTAATACGccggtatatctttaaaaatattactaaGAATACTAAAAGCGATAATCATGTTTGACTTGCAATAATTGATTTACATTTCATGGACTTTTCGTGAACAgggtttttatacccttgcagagggtattataatttcagttggaagtttgcaacgcagtgaaggagacatttccgaccttataaagtatatatattcttgatcagcatcactaggagagtcgttctagccatgtccgtctgtccgtccgtccgtttgtagtctctcagttttaaagctatctgcatgcaGGTACtactatacaaaaaattataactttgctgttttttaattttttttatatactatatatagtACTATACTATtactatataaatattttagaattactgtttaaaattcatcaaaatcggacgaaaGCTCACATGGGAACAATaggaacaaaaatattttttttcagctcTCTCATACTCTTTCTTCTCTTTCGTTCCAACCTTTCCTTAAACTATACTCAGTTGAACAACCACAGGCGCCATGCACATCtgatttaagtttaaatgaTGCTCTCCTAGTATAACAGAACtatcctgtttttttttggttccaCGGAATGTTGACATTTAAATTCACATTTTCTTCTTCATTTAACCCACATGGTTTCAGTTAACTTCAAAATGATCGCTTTATGACAAATACATACTTCGTTATTTTcaagttataaaaaaacacatttttgttatAGCTGCAAAGGTAAACACTTCGGGTTACCGAAGTTTTCTAGCTTATTAccttattaaaattgtaattgttataataatatttcattatCTTTTTGTTCTAGATCACAACGTGTTCCAAAGGACCCATTGTAAGAGAACACGCtctattcaataaaaaaaataaatgtaattccTATAgtcatattaaataaattactattataaatattcaagAATTATATATACTCCAGTGTTTTGCAAGGTGATGAATTTTTGGATCGCTGAACTCATATAAACATGTTATGTGGTATATACagtaacaataataaattcatCGATAAATTTACATACCTGTGCTCAGAGGATTCGTCTAATTATGATAAGCTCGTCTCAGTGTCACCAGATCTCGGAAAAGATCAACGCAAGTCGTTTAAATCAAACCAAGACTAAGGTTAGTAGAGTTAAGTTTCTAACCTCGTTGGCGTAGTATTGTCGGATTTAAACGTGGACAACCTTGGCCCTATAGCTTTACCCCTCCTGTTCTTCTCAATAACCTCACTCCTTCTTTTCCTAGTTCCCTTTCCCTCTTAGTATCTGGACCTGCGCTTGGACCCCTTTCCGACTCGGAGACTCGGAcgcccggcttggcctcgcccgaaagtcaagcccggtggattttgtGTCATCGAAAGGAACACTGACATCGCTAACGTCATTCGCTACTTCTCTCAATGGATTCGAAGGTCCAGTACGGTGGATTTTCACCTCTGACGCAAATTAAGAGACTCAGACGACTGCAAAGTATCCTTCCCGGCTTGGCTTCGCCCGAAGGTCAAGACCGTTGGATTTTCAACTACGAAGCAAGACTCAGCACTGACAACATCGTTTACTCGCTTTTATCGTAAATAGAAACCTTCGGCGTGATCCCTTTAAACTATTCGTTCACCTATTAAACGGAACTCTCTATACCGGTGTTTTGGTGATTAACCAATTTTCTCTGTACCCCGGCCGGAGAGCATCTTTACGaagtaaaacaatttttaaaaaatcaaacattaTAATTACATAATAATCATTAATATATAagctaaaaatttaacaaaaacattaaccaacaggaaaaaaaaaccttatttgaaataaaaatattacaaaaataataacatttataatatCAGCTTTAATTATTAACTAGTTAATTCacattcaaatattattattacttatttattgtgtattcaGAGAATTGCCTGGTTAACTGTTTTGAACGCTTTGTTAAAATCCAGAAGTGTTAGCAGTGTAACTTGACTGTTGCCGACATCTCTTCTGATATCCTCAGAGATCTTTAATATGGCTGCTGTGCTGCTTCTGAAGGGACGAAACCcagatgaaaaataaattgttttgttggaTAAATAGTAATCGCTATATGcctatattaatttattcctTTGGGAGTTggtataattttttagttttccacAGTTAAGGGCTTCCCTGAACTGTAATGGCAGAGTTAAACTTATGTGTAATTGAGTCGTAATATTTGCGGTAGTATAACTGCTAGATGAAATTAATTCTGTACCTGTGGCGTTTGATTTTACACACATAAAGCCAAACTTATTATCACATGTGGGTAAAATAGTTGTGTTCAGGTACGAGTTAATGACGTTATCGGGTACTGGGAAGATGCTACTGAGGTAGTCAACCCTAATGTGTAGTTGATGGGTGATAGGTTTCTTACCTACTCATAGTGTTTTTAAGACTGACCAAGTATTTTTTTGGTAGTTATTTCTTAATCGAATTTTGACCTGAAAAATTACAATCTTTTGGGAGTCGATTGTGGTTATGGAACAGATTGTGTTCCATTCATGTGTGTAAAACTCAGTTGTTAGTTTGTTCATATCtatgtttttaaagtcaatATATTCTATAGAAAGGTCATTATACTGGATGTCTTAAATATGTGCTAAAAAGGTCTTATGAGGTCTTGTTTTGAGAACACCGGAACTGGAATTTGGGCATATCTAGGAGTTGTCACTAACAAATAATACGTACAATAATGTTTCAGTAGTACTCGGATCGCTTCCTCAAAAAAGGAGTAGTTTTGAGTAGTAAGCTGCTCATTAACATAGAACGGGTCCGTAACCTCAAAGATTAAGTGGTTGTCTATGAGTACTGTGACTAGCGCTAcaataataagtttttatacccgttacttgAAGCATGGGCTTCTCGGTGGAATATCGCTGTTCATTCTGCCAAGTCTTAACATGCACTCAACAGGCTTAACACTTATCGACTTGTTCTGGACTGCGTACTCTTCAAGCACGCTGCCACAGTTAAATACCTTGGTCTATCTTTGGGTAGGCGGCTCACCTGGAAGCCACATATAACGGTGGCTTGTGCTTGCTACCCGTCAGAAAGCCCTGAAGATGAGGTGGCTCCTTCGCCCTGGCAGTGGTTAACAGCAAAAGCACGGATTTTCAAGGCTATACTAATTCGCACCTTTTCCTGGGGCATACTTTTTTGGGGCGTATCGAGTCTTGTCAGGCCAAAATTTTTAGACGCATGGCTAACACGACCATCTTTCGAGATCTCAAAATTTATTCTGTATGTACATCTCTTATTAACCCAGCAAACCGTTACAGATTAAGACTTCTTTCACTTACAAATAGACTAGCCCTGACACTAGTTCGACCTATAAACAGGAGAAGACTTAAAAGACTACACCCGCTAGTGGGAGACTGAACAGCAATTTTTTAGGACCTTgctttttctaaattattacaagttttttttttttacttatatgAAAGTGAATTAATTTTCACCCAGGATACAACCCTTTTATTATAATGTATAAGTTGataagtatgtaacaggtagaaggaagcctttccgaccctataatgtatatatatttttgataagtATCAATAGCctagtcgatctagccatgtccatctgtctgtccgtctgaatgaacgtcgagatctcgaaAGCTATAAAAGCAAGAGTTTTGAGGTTTTAAATGCAAGCCCTAGGTATTCTTAAGTAGCGgaagtttattttcaaacgAAATCTAGCACGACACTCTGAGAAACGTTAGACCCTAGCTATtggactctgtgtgtgtgtttcgggCTCTGCCGCTGATCagccgctgctctgccggtGAACGCTGAAGTAGAGAGACAGAACAAAATAAGTGTTAGCGGGTGGTGGGGGTCCTGCACGCTCTCTGCATCTAGTGTTAGATATGCAGTTCAAtggatggcgccacctaagcTCCGATTGTTTTGAGAGgaacttttttgtttgaaatgtGTCAGTTTATAACGGGTAACGGGTATCTTATAGTCGGGAAACTCAAAAACAATGTTCTTTTTAGTTTAACTTGATGAGGCAGgctaacaattttaaataacataaataaaaataatttctacattATTTGCTTTTAGCGATGCTTTCCTGGCCGATATAATTTGACCAGTTTGGCTAAATGTTGCACAGCAGATATTTAGTGTATATCGTATTGT encodes:
- the LOC128263747 gene encoding zwei Ig domain protein zig-8, with the translated sequence MTRGNNATYSDSSLVKIKPFIILILNFNICFHHISASSFLNLNDLTNSDRPFFDDISPRNVSAVVDEIAILRCRVKNKGNRTVSWMRKRDLHILTTNIYTYTGDQRFSVLHPPSSEDWDLKIDYAQPRDSGVYECQVNTEPKINLAIVLEITADNDLRDVKTEKRFYDSKAARAKILGSTEIHVKRDSTIALACSVNIHASSVIWYHGSSIVDFDSLRGGISLETEKTDVGTTSRLMLTRASLRDSGNYTCVPNGAIPASVRVHVLTGEQPAAMQTSAAIGIRAYTAMITIISVKMLLYISSLKEQMYRRER